A window of Solanum stenotomum isolate F172 chromosome 9, ASM1918654v1, whole genome shotgun sequence genomic DNA:
AAAATTCATGGATTAATATACATGAAAAGTAGACATAATTCTAAATTCCTCTTATGTGACCCATATTCCGAAAGAGCATCGTATATGTccaaaaaatacaacaaattgCCTGctacaatatattaaaattacttACGTAGTATGTATAGTAAATCAAAtccaaattataataatttcccTTTCTTCTAAGTATATCAATAACAgaccaaaaacaaaatattcTAGTACTCTAGTAGTTATTTTGTAGTGGAACAAATTAAGTCAaaattttccaacaaaaaaCAAGGAAGTTACAAGGAGTAGAAGCACAAAACAAAATGACCAAGAAAATagtaactaattttttttaaaaataaaaataataattattgtaaGATGATCCATCTTTTAAGGGGAAAAATGTTTTAATGGTTTCTCCTTTTCTATAGACATTTTCAAAGGTGACCATAGACCAAAAAATGGTCTACAAAAGGAGACCCAAAAAGAGACAGTATTTTGAGTTtccaagaaaagtaaaaaaaaaagtttttagtaataaaaacaccaaaaaaacaTAGGAGAGAGACAAGAGAGCAAATTTATTTTTGCCAATAAGTCTCTCtccattaaattaaaaaaaaatataacaaaacacTCTTTGTCATCTTTTCCATgtgttaaataaatttaatatttttgctACTCTTGGTTCctcttaataaattattaacatCATCATGGCGTCTAATTTATCTTTGGAAGATATCAAGAATGAGCAAATTGACCTTGTAAGTTACATCTCTTTTTTCACctttattctttcattttttttaataattaaataaaagtacTCCAATGATAAAGGCATTAAGTTTTTGGCGTTAGTgagttcaaaaaatatatatgttccTATTCATATATATTGAATTCGAGTCGAAATCCTTCGAACATGtgtatatattttagttttccttttttgcacatatatatacatagttcGAGtcgaaataattaatttaaaaatttatgtaatatacATCGatcgtaattttttttttatgtgggATTGAATGATTGTTACAGGAAAACATTCCAGTGGAGGAAGTGTTCCAGCAGCTAAAATGTAGCAAAGAGGGCTTGTCATCTGCTGAGGGCCAAAAAAGGGTTGAAATTTTTGGCCCCAACAAACTTGAAGAGAAaaaagtaatttcttttttaagaatcatattttattttaataaaaatctttaaaatgtgTATTAATTATAACCTATGCTTTTAATTTATTGAAGGATAACAAGCTTCTCAAGTTCTTGGGGTTCATGTGGAATCCTCTCTCATGGGTTATGGAGTGTGCTGCTATCATGGCTATTGTGTTGGCCAATGGAGGAGTAATTAcaaattttacttatttttcatatttacttatttttttcacCTTGTGTACTGGTACTGAGTCTGACTAAATTCAAATTCGCATTGAAATGTCGCACATTGAATGGGTAAAATGCTCCTTAGTAAAGGTGACTTACCATACCAGGATGGGACTAAATCCGGATTCGTGTCGAAAAGTTACTACGCTCCTTAATAAAGACGACTTTCCGAATCGGGATCAGACCATATCCTGATTCGTGTCGAAAATTCTCACAATGAGGGGTAAACACTCTCTAATAAAGACGACTTCCCATATTGGGGCGAGACTAAATCCGGAAGTCCACATTGGGGTAAAAAGGACTTTCATACCTAAGGCTCGAACACAAGCCTCTGATTATAGATAGAGGAGTACTTACTGCTCCAACAcaactttattttcattttgactTAGCCAAATACTGTTTGATTTAGTAATGGTGAAATCTTGAAAAACAAATTGCAGGGCAAGCCACCAGATTGGCCAGATTTCGTTGGTATCACAGTATTGCTCATTATAAACTCTACCATCAGTTTTATTGAAGAAAACAGTGCAGGAAATGCTGCATCTGCCCTTATGGCTAATCTTGCTCCCAAAACTAAGGTACCCCATACTATATTATCCAGTAGCGAATGCAGGATTTAAATTTCATCGGCCGTTTTAGTCCTCAGTGTATTTATCAATTTTATATGTAATGTTATTGATTCTAGATTTTGAGAGATGGAAAATGGTCAGAAGAGGAGGCCTCAATCTTGGTTCCAGGTGATATAATTAGCATTAAGTTGGGAGATATCGTCCCAGCTGATGCTCGTCTTCTCGAGGGTGATCCTTTAAAGGTTGATCAGGCTGCACTCACCGGTGAGTCATTGCCCGCGACAAAGTTCCCTGGCGCTGAGGTTTTCTCTGGTTCCACTGTCAAGCAAGGCGAAATTGAGGCAGTTGTCATTGCCACTGGTGTTCACACTTTCTTTGGAAAGGCTGCTCATCTTGTAGACAGCACAAACAATGTTGGCCATTTCCAGAAGGTAAAAGAAATGTGTTTTGTGatataaatttagaaaattagTTGGTGTGATTTGGGGATTTCTAAATTTTGGATTTGGACTGTGATGATGATCAATTATAGGTGTTGACTGCCATTGGAAACTTCTGTATCTGCTCTATTGCTGTGGGAATGGTGATTGAGATAATAGTGATGTACCCAATTCAGAAGCGTAACTACAGAGATGGAATCGACAACTTGCTTGTGTTGCTCATCGGAGGTATCCCAATTGCCATGCCAACAGTCTTATCTGTGACCATGGCTATTGGATCTCATAGGCTTGCACAACAAGGTGCCATAACTAAGAGGATGACTGCTATTGAGGAAATGGCTGGTATGGATGTTCTTTGCAGTGACAAAACCGGTACCCTCACCCTCAACAAGCTCACTGTTGACAAAAACTTAATTGAGGTTGGTAATCAGGACAACGTTATTCCTTTTTATCATATgattattatagttttttttctgAGGAAACATGAAGGCTAAAGCGTTATCAATGCGTAATGGTGGTTATAGGTTTTCCTTAAAGATGCAGACAAGGATACCGTTATGTTGCTTGGTGCTAGGGCTTCCAGGATCGAAAACCAGGATGCTATTGATACTTGTATCGTTAACATGTTGGGTGATCCTAAGGAGgtaatatgttttattattagGTGACATTAGTACATTTTTCACCATTCCAAGAAGTTGTAAATTGACCATGTATGTTTTTTTGTCACATTGCAGGCAAGAGCAGGCATCCAAGAGGTTCACTTCTTGCCTTTCAATCCAGTTGAAAAACGTACAGCCATAACCTATATCGATGACAAAGGAAACTGGCACAGGGCTAGCAAAGGAGCTCCCGAGCAAGTAAGATAGTGTTTTTATATTTTCGTTGCTTCATGTATTTTTAGTGTTTGTCATCTCACATGTCATTTTCGCCAGATTATTGAACTTTGTGAGCTCAAGGGAGATATCAAGAAGAAGGCCTTAGAAATCATTGACGACTATGCCAACCGTGGCCTTCGCTCTTTGGGTTTGGCAAGACAGGTAAGCAACTTACTTTGTTTGGATCAATGCATCATATCATTAATCGTCGTGAATTAAACATGATTATATGGTATTTATGCAGACTGTACCTGAGAAGAGCAAGGAAAGTGAAGGCTCACCTTGGGAGTTTGTTGGCCTTTTGCCCCTTTTTGATCCTCCAAGGCACGACAGTGCTGAAACTATCCGTAAAGCTCTTGAACTTGGTGTTGCAGTCAAGATGATCACTGGTGACCAACTTGCCATCGGTAAGGAAACTGCACGTAGGCTTGGCATGGGAACCAACATGTATCCTTCTTCAGCTCTTCTTGGAGAGCACAAGGATGCAGCCATTGCTTCAATTCCAGTCGATGAGCTAATTGAAAAGGCAGATGGTTTTGCTGGAGTCTTCCCAGAGCATAAATACGAGATCGTGAAGAAGCTCCAAGATATGAAACACATTTGTGGTATGACGGGAGACGGAGTGAATGATGCACCAGCACTCAAGAAGGCAGACATTGGTATTGCTGTGGATGATGCAACAGATGCTGCTAGAAGTGCATCTGATATCGTCTTGACTGAGCCAGGTCTTAGTGTCATCGTGAGTGCTGTGCTAACAAGTAGAGCCATCTTCCAGAGGATGAAGAACTACACAATCTATGCAGTTTCCATCACAATCCGTGTAGTGATGGGATTCATGCTCATTGCCCTTATCTGGAAGTTCGACTTCTCTCCCTTCATGGTCCTTATCATTGCCATACTCAATGATGGAACCATCATGACCATCTCTAAGGACAGGGTTGTGCCATCTCCATTGCCCGACTCATGGAAACTCAATGAAATCTTTGCCACTGGTGTTGTCCTCGGAACCTACCAAGCTATCATGACTGTTGTGTTCTTCTACCTTGCAGCTGACACTGATTTCTTCACTGTAAGTATTAAGATTTCCCCCCTAACATGAAACACAACATGAAATTACACTAACAAAATCGTCATATTCGTGCAGGAAAACTTCCATGTTCGATCAATCAGAAACTCTCCAAATGAGCTTACAGCTGCACTTNTTCTACCTTGCAGCTGACACCGATTTCTTCACTGTAAGTATTAAGATTCTCCCCCTAACATGAAACACAACATAAAATTACACTAACAAAATCGTCATATTCGTGCAGGAAAACTTCCATGTTCGATCAATCAGAAACTCTCCAAATGAGCTTACAGCTGCACTTTACCTTCAAGTGAGTATCATCAGTCAAGCTCTCATCTTCGTGACCAGGTCACGAAGCTGGTCCTTTGTGGAACGCCCTGGCCTTATGCTCGTAGGAGCTTTCTTTGCAGCCCAATTGGTGAGTCTTGGAATATGACTACATAATGAATTATTTGACTTAAAAGTACTCCTTTTGAATATACAGCTAACCAAATTCTTAACTTTCAGGTTGCAACAGTGCTTGCTGTATATGCAGACTGGGAATTTGCCAGGATCAAGGGAGTTGGCTGGGGATGGGCAGCAGTCATCTGGGTCTACACTATTATTACCTACTTACCTCAAGATGTTCTTAAATTCATCATCCGTTTCGGCTTGAGTGGAAGGGCATGGGACACAATGATCCAAAACAAGGTAAAAACAAGCAACAAATTACCGAAGAAAATTTCattgaattatgttcttgaCTAATTAGTATTTATGTTTCTTGAATACCTTAGACTGCCTTCACAACCAAAAAGGACTATGGAAGGGGTGAGAGGGAAGCACAATGGGCTCTAGCTCAACGTACACTTCATGGTCTCCAGACACCTGAAGCCGCTAGCCTATTCAATGACAAAAACTACAGGGAACTGTCTGAGATTGCTGAACAAGCTAAGCGTCGTGCTGAAGTTGCAAGGTTGAGGGAGCTCCACACACTTAAGGGACATGTTGAATCAGTTGTCAAGCTAAAGGGACTAGATATTGAAACCATTCAACAACACTACACTGTCTAAAcaagttgaaatcaattcaacttttttttctcCATACAAGTTTGGTTAATTTTTGTTGCTGGCATTTTGTTGGATGAAGATTATAACATTTGGCTGAAGAACAAAGGCTAGTTGTGcataaaaagaaattgtaaTTACTAGTTATTATTATATCCTTGTAGTTATCTTTATAtcttatgtatttttattttgctaGACCAAATCTGTTGTctccacaatttttttcaatttcaatgaGATCTATTGCTCCTTCTTATATCTTTCTTTCTAATAGTTTCTCGAAACGTGCATTGCTCATGTGTCCCATGTTAATTATTATAGATCCGTTGGAATGATGatctcaaataaaaatacaGACTTACGACAATCACAAAttcataaaacataaaatctaaGAAGTCTTATAAAGAgaacacacaaaaaatacaGAAGAAAAGATACATCATACACATCCTTCTTAAGACtttaataataacaacatagatgaaaaaaataatacaaaaccttgagtaagggtcaaaataaaaagatggatttattaaataatattca
This region includes:
- the LOC125875942 gene encoding ATPase 8, plasma membrane-type-like isoform X1; this translates as MASNLSLEDIKNEQIDLENIPVEEVFQQLKCSKEGLSSAEGQKRVEIFGPNKLEEKKDNKLLKFLGFMWNPLSWVMECAAIMAIVLANGGGKPPDWPDFVGITVLLIINSTISFIEENSAGNAASALMANLAPKTKILRDGKWSEEEASILVPGDIISIKLGDIVPADARLLEGDPLKVDQAALTGESLPATKFPGAEVFSGSTVKQGEIEAVVIATGVHTFFGKAAHLVDSTNNVGHFQKVLTAIGNFCICSIAVGMVIEIIVMYPIQKRNYRDGIDNLLVLLIGGIPIAMPTVLSVTMAIGSHRLAQQGAITKRMTAIEEMAGMDVLCSDKTGTLTLNKLTVDKNLIEVFLKDADKDTVMLLGARASRIENQDAIDTCIVNMLGDPKEARAGIQEVHFLPFNPVEKRTAITYIDDKGNWHRASKGAPEQIIELCELKGDIKKKALEIIDDYANRGLRSLGLARQTVPEKSKESEGSPWEFVGLLPLFDPPRHDSAETIRKALELGVAVKMITGDQLAIGKETARRLGMGTNMYPSSALLGEHKDAAIASIPVDELIEKADGFAGVFPEHKYEIVKKLQDMKHICGMTGDGVNDAPALKKADIGIAVDDATDAARSASDIVLTEPGLSVIVSAVLTSRAIFQRMKNYTIYAVSITIRVVMGFMLIALIWKFDFSPFMVLIIAILNDGTIMTISKDRVVPSPLPDSWKLNEIFATGVVLGTYQAIMTVVFFYLAADTDFFTENFHVRSIRNSPNELTAALYLQVSIISQALIFVTRSRSWSFVERPGLMLVGAFFAAQLVATVLAVYADWEFARIKGVGWGWAAVIWVYTIITYLPQDVLKFIIRFGLSGRAWDTMIQNKTAFTTKKDYGRGEREAQWALAQRTLHGLQTPEAASLFNDKNYRELSEIAEQAKRRAEVARLRELHTLKGHVESVVKLKGLDIETIQQHYTV